In a single window of the Neodiprion virginianus isolate iyNeoVirg1 chromosome 1, iyNeoVirg1.1, whole genome shotgun sequence genome:
- the LOC124299885 gene encoding uncharacterized protein LOC124299885 — protein sequence MTSMARILGGYITENPFQPHGACSCSPLKYTHIDVAPHIPRPHDLPYSGNPVLALAYCYLIQGKCLTIRNDLPFEMQYVCEADCKPVCIPPCQPYAVPCDPCCAPNPPPAQCSQPEDGDRSPQHPYDSGCPAPCQPCDPCCQVLPPQPPGSGDQCPTAEQNCVMEPTYKPNVKRNGLNSCT from the exons ATGACTTCCATGGCGAGAATATTAGGAGGGTATATAACCGAAAATCCCTTTCAGCCG cATGGTGCCTGCAGCTGCTCCCCCCTGAAATATACCCACATCGACGTTGCTCCCCACATCCCGAGGCCACACGACCTTCCCTACAGCGGCAATCCGGTCCTGGCACTTGCCTACTGCTACCTTATCCAAGGCAAATGCCTGACTATCAGAAACGATCTACCCTTCGAGATGCAGTACGTGTGCGAAGCCGACTGCAAACCAGTCTGCATCCCCCCTTGCCAGCCGTACGCCGTACCCTGTGATCCTTGCTGCGCCCCCAATCCGCCTCCCGCTCAATGCTCCCAACCCGAGGACGGGGATCGATCTCCACAGCATCCCTATGATTCCGGCTGTCCGGCACCCTGTCAACCCTGTGATCCCTGCTGTCAAGTACTTCCACCCCAGCCTCCAGGTTCAGGAGACCAGTGTCCAACTGCCGAACAGAATTGCGTTATGGAACCTACGTACAAGCCGAACG